One window of Candidatus Bathyarchaeia archaeon genomic DNA carries:
- a CDS encoding ABC transporter ATP-binding protein has protein sequence MLSVENIFVHYERALVLNDVTLSLNEGEIVAVLGSNGAGKTTLLRSIMGLKRISQGSIRFMGKEIQRLPPHEIVKMGITLCPERRRLFPEMSVLENLELGAYLCRDINSVKKTIEFVFNLFPILKERKNQLAGTLSGGEQQMLAIGRALMSNPKVLMLDEPSLGLSPIVKSNIFKSIKEINSEGVSILLVEQDAVSALKISDRAYVLENGKIVLEGESKDLINNKTVRRAYLGVD, from the coding sequence TTGCTTAGCGTAGAGAATATTTTTGTCCATTATGAGAGGGCCCTAGTTCTCAATGATGTGACACTAAGTTTAAACGAAGGAGAGATCGTAGCTGTTTTAGGATCCAACGGTGCTGGCAAAACCACACTTCTACGATCCATAATGGGATTAAAGAGAATTAGTCAGGGGTCCATAAGGTTCATGGGGAAAGAGATCCAGAGATTACCACCCCATGAAATAGTGAAGATGGGAATAACTTTATGTCCCGAAAGGAGGAGATTGTTCCCAGAAATGAGCGTTTTAGAGAACCTTGAGCTAGGCGCATATTTATGCAGGGATATAAATTCTGTTAAGAAAACCATAGAATTCGTTTTTAATTTATTCCCTATCCTAAAAGAGAGGAAAAATCAGCTTGCTGGCACATTGAGTGGTGGCGAGCAGCAAATGCTTGCCATAGGAAGGGCTTTGATGAGCAACCCAAAAGTTTTAATGTTGGATGAGCCCTCTTTAGGTCTATCGCCGATTGTAAAAAGTAACATTTTCAAGAGCATAAAGGAGATTAATAGTGAGGGTGTATCCATTCTGCTTGTTGAGCAAGATGCGGTCTCAGCCTTAAAAATATCTGACAGAGCCTATGTTCTTGAGAATGGAAAAATAGTTTTAGAGGGAGAAAGTAAAGATCTCATAAATAACAAGACGGTTAGGCGAGCTTATTTAGGCGTTGATTAA
- a CDS encoding ABC transporter ATP-binding protein, translating into MLLEVEGLTKSFGGLVAVKNLSFSVNEGEIVGLIGPNGAGKTTVFNLITGFLKPDYGIIKFNGKNITGAKPHKIAREGIARTFQVVNPFNEMTCLDNVSVALCGRGERGQILKKKAREILEQVGLLHRENEIARNLSHGELKRLELARALALNPKLLLLDEIFAGLSFEETNEIIDLLKALKREGKAIIIIEHVMRVIMSISDYVIVMSGGEKIASGKPLEVARDMRVIQAYMGGNFVA; encoded by the coding sequence ATGTTGCTGGAGGTCGAAGGACTCACAAAGTCTTTTGGAGGGTTGGTTGCAGTTAAAAACTTAAGTTTTAGTGTCAACGAGGGAGAAATAGTAGGCTTAATCGGACCTAATGGCGCTGGAAAAACCACAGTTTTTAATCTTATAACAGGTTTTCTCAAGCCTGACTATGGGATAATAAAGTTTAATGGTAAAAACATAACTGGAGCTAAGCCTCATAAGATTGCCAGAGAAGGGATAGCTAGAACTTTTCAAGTAGTTAATCCATTTAATGAAATGACCTGTTTAGATAATGTGTCCGTGGCATTGTGTGGTAGGGGCGAGAGGGGCCAAATTCTGAAGAAAAAGGCGAGAGAGATCTTAGAGCAGGTGGGTCTCTTACACCGTGAGAATGAAATTGCAAGGAATCTATCCCATGGTGAACTAAAAAGACTTGAACTAGCAAGAGCTCTTGCCCTAAATCCAAAGCTTCTCTTATTAGATGAGATTTTTGCAGGTCTAAGTTTTGAGGAAACAAATGAAATTATAGATTTACTTAAAGCGTTAAAGAGGGAGGGTAAAGCCATTATTATTATAGAACATGTCATGAGAGTCATTATGAGCATCTCTGATTACGTGATAGTGATGTCTGGTGGTGAGAAAATAGCGTCTGGAAAACCCCTTGAAGTAGCCAGAGACATGAGAGTTATACAGGCCTACATGGGGGGTAACTTTGTTGCTTAG